In the genome of Theropithecus gelada isolate Dixy chromosome 19, Tgel_1.0, whole genome shotgun sequence, the window TGAGCGAGGTCCTAGCTCCCGTGTCTAGGGGGTGGAATAGAGGTGGTGAGTCTGAAGCTTGGACCGGAACAGAGGCTGAAAGGCCAATCTGAAGGCCAAGGATGTCAGGGCCCTTCCCTACCCCAGATACCCACCTTGTTGATGGCACAGCAGGTCCCTCTGCGGACAGCCATGCTGGTGGCTGGGATGAGACGAGACAGGTCGGCTCGGGCAGCCAGGACGTGTGCGATGGAGATGTCCGATTCCGGGGTTAGAACCTCTCGAATTGGGATCAGCACTGCCCTCATGGCTTCTCCTTGGGCCTGGAGTGGGAAGGAGGTAACAGAAGTTACCCTGGAGCCCTCCCCAAGTGGGACCTGCTGTCTTGGAAGCATCGCTTTACCATTCAAGACCTCACTGCCCACagctctaaataaatatttattgtttgagacagggtctcgctgtctcccagcctggagtgcagtggcatgatggtggctcactgctgcctcaatctcctgggcttaagtgatcctcctacctcagcctcctaagtaactcagatgacaagcatgtgccaccatgcccagctaaatttttttttttttaatttttagtagagatgagggttttgctatgttgcccaatctggtctcaaacttctgagctcaagtgatcctcctgccttggcctccaaaagtgctgggataacaggcatgagccactgtgcctggctctgctCATATCTCTTAAAGATGGGGTatacttggccaggtgtggtggctcatgcctacaatcccagcactttgggaggccaaggcaggcagatcacctgaggttgggagttcgagaccagcctaaccaatatggagaaaccttgtaaaaaatacaaaattagcctggcgtggtgacacttgcctgtaatcccagctactcgggaggctgaggcaggagaatcgcttgaacctgggagtcagaggttgcagtgagctgagatcacaccactgcactccagcctggcaacagagcgagaccctgtctcaaaataaataaataaattaattaattaattaaaaaaaaaagatggggtaTGCCTCTGAATATACTCCCAGCTCAGAGCTGGGAATTCAACAATACCCTGCGGCCCTGAGATTCTAGGAGCCCCAAACATCAAAAACTTCTAAAAGTCCACAGCCTGAGAACCTGCCAGAGGGTGATACTCCTGGCCCTCATTCCTCCTCCCTGCAACTGCAGCCCCCACAACTGGGCCTCTCCAATTCTGCTTGGTTCCCTGCTCACACCTCTGCCCGGTCACTCCAGTGGAAAGCGATGTAGTGAGGTCAAGGCGCTTGAGGAGGAGGTAGCGGCGGCAGCGGTACTGATCTCTGAGGCTTTGGGACAGAGACTCCAATGCTTCCTGGGAGAAAAGGTCTCAAGGTCAGGCTAGGGGTCCCTCTCACAGCCACTTCTGATGAGGACACAGTTCACATTCAGTCAGTCACACACAGTCTTACCCATCTGGGTGCATCTAGCGAGTAGCTGAGGAGGGGCTGCAGGGACCCTGGGGGCAGAGAAGGCTGCAGCTCTGAGATCTGATGGGAGAAGAAGTCAGAGGCCAATTGGGGCAGAGAGGATGGGCCCCTCTGTAAACCCAGCTCCCCAAAACCCTGAGGACCTAGGCCACAGACGTGAGAATGGCAGTCACAGCTCCAGAAAAACCAGGCTAGAGGTTGGAATACTCCTTCCAGAGGTGTTTTAGAAAGAGGACCGCCACCCCCACAAGGAAAGCAGGGTAGCTTTCCTTGGTCGGGAGGGGACTCTGACTCTCTACCTTAGCATGCAACTCTTGCAGCAGCTGGCTGGCGGGGGTCCCTGGTGCAGGTCTGGGCAGTCCCAGGGCTTGGAGGGTAAGGCCCAGTTCTTGGACCATGCCAGCTCCCTCCACCACCCCTTCACCAAGGGGTGGCCTAGGACTGGGATCCAGCAGAGAGCGCAGGCGCAGGAGGCGGGTGGCTTGGAGCTCTGAGCAGAGAAAACCTGAAAGTAATAAATGGGTGCTGTGCACTCAGGGAGGCTGCTACCCCATTCATCCATCTTGGTCAAAAAGCTCCACCAatgtccgggtgcggtggctcactcctgtaatcccagcacttggggaggcggaggcgggcggatcacgaggtcaggagatggagaccagcctggccaacatggtgaaacactgtctctactaaatatacaaaaattagctggacatggtggtgaatgcctgtaatcccagctactcaggaggccgaagcaggagaatcacttgaaccagggagttggaggttgcagtgagccgagatggcgccactgtactccagcctggcaacagggcgagactctgtttcaaaaaaaaaaaaaaaaaaaaaggctccacTGGCTTTAAAACCTCCACCTtcgcccaggcacagtggctctatgcctgtaatcctaacacgttgggaggctgaggtgggaggatcacttgaagccaggagttgaagaccagacagggcaac includes:
- the FAM98C gene encoding LOW QUALITY PROTEIN: protein FAM98C (The sequence of the model RefSeq protein was modified relative to this genomic sequence to represent the inferred CDS: inserted 1 base in 1 codon) — translated: MEGVKAEAREGAAVAQDLLALGYGGVPGTASRGASCPDFRALCVRLAAELATLGALEQQREAGAEVLSAGDGLYAEEDFLRQLGRLLRELHCPDRALCGGDGAAALREPGAGLRLLRFLCSELQATRLLRLRSLLDPSPRPPLGEGVVEGAGMVQELGLTLQALGLPRPAPGTPASQLLQELHAKISELQPSLPPGSLQPLLSYSLDAPRWEALESLSQSLRDQYRCRRYLLLKRLDLTTXAFHWSDRAEAQGEAMRAVLIPIREVLTPESDISIAHVLAARADLSRLIPATSMAVRRGTCCAINKVLMGNVPDRGGRPNELEPPMPTWRSRREDGGPQCWGRKKKKKKK